The Microcystis panniformis FACHB-1757 region CGGTCAAACGGTTTCCCAAGATGTGGAACCAGAATACATCACCGTTTCCGACGATGGAACCACTGCATGGGTGTCTCTACAGGAAAATAATGCTGTTGCCGTAGTCGATGTTGCTAACGCTCAAGTCACCAGTATTGTACCCCTAGGAGCCAAAAATTTTAACGCACCAGGTAATGGTTTGGACCCTAGCGATCGAGATGGAGGGGTAAATATTAATAATTGGCCGGTTTTTGGCTTATACCAACCGGATACGATCGCCACCGTTACCATCGCCGGACAAACCTATTTAATTACTGCCAACGAAGGGGATACTAGAGATGAGGCCAGACGAGTTTCTAGTTTAACCTTAGACCCCAATGTTTTTCCTAATGCCGCCGAATTGCAATTAGCCCAAAATCTCGGCCGTTTGGATGTTTCTAGCATCGACGGACGTAACGACCAAGGTCAATATAGTCAACTTTTTGCCTACGGTGGTCGTTCTTTTTCGATTTGGAATGTCACTAATGGACTGTCCCAAGTCTTCGATAGCGGCGATGATTTTGAACAAATTTTGGCGGCTTTTTCGGCAACTCCCCTAACTCCTAGTATCTTTAATTCCGATGGTACTCCTAGTAGTTTCGATAGTCGTAGCGATAACCGCGGCCCAGAACCGGAAGGTTTAGCCGTGGGAACTGTAGGCAATCGTCTCTATACTTTTGTGGGAATAGAAAGGGCTGGCGGTTTCATGGTTTATGATATCACCAACCCTAGTCATCCTTTCTTTGTTGATTATATCAACGATTGGCAATTAGGTGATATCTCTCCCGAAGGATTATTATTTATTCCCGCTGCCGATAGTCCCAATGGTACTCCCCTGTTAATTGTGGCCAATGAAGTTAGTCGTAATCTGGCGATTTATTCCGTCAAACCTGTCCCAGAACCCAGCGCAGTTTTAGGATTGCTAACCCTCGGATTAGCTGGTTATAGTTTGAAAAAAAGAGGGAATTGCTAATCACATCCCGTAAAATGGTAGCGCCTCCGACCAATGGGGGCGTTTTCCCGTTTGCCAGTCCAAATGGGCTAAATCGAGGATATCGGGGGCATTTATGCCTAAATAACTGGGTGTAGCTAATCTTTGATAGGAAATAGTTAAGTTTTCTAAAGTGTGCTGCCATTGTTCCAAAGTCATCAGGCTATCAGCTAAATAAACCCGATTACCCCGATAGATACCCACATACAATTGTCCCCTAGTGGCGGGCATTTCTAGGGCTAGATGGGTATCAAGGGGATAAAAATCCCGTTGTGACCAAGCAAAGGCCGCTAAACTGGAGACGGTAAAAATCGGTAGCTGTAATTGTTGTGCTAGGGTTCTAGCGGTGACTATACCGATGCGGGTACTGGTAAAGCTCCCCGGCCCCTTAGCAGTGGCTAGAAAGGCTAAATCAGCCCATTTTTGCGGGGCTAGGAACTGTTTTAGATAGGGGTGGAATAGGTTTGATAAGTCCCTGTCTAAGTCCCAAGTTTGTTGACGACTATCATCGCTGAAATTAGAGAGGGCCAGTCCTAGTTGGGGACTGCTGGTATGCAAGGCTAATCCATAGACAGGGGAAGACAAGTCAATCTTTATCAGTAAGTTTTTATGGGTCGCCTGGGATTCGAACCCAAGACCAATCGGTTAAAAGCCGAGTGCTCTACCGCTGAGCTAGCGACCCGTTTCGTGTTCTGCACACGATTTATCAATATAACATCTTATCTGGGCTAAGTCAAGGGGTAATTTAAATTTGATTGACTCGCATTTCCACGATCGCCTCACGGCTACTATGGGGTTCTAGGTAGGTCAAATGTTCGCCTGTGTTAAGGGCGTTGCGGGGGGCGCTCCAGGGTTCGAGACAGATATAATTTTTGTCTTTCAGGGTCCAAAAAACTATAGTTGTATAGAGATCGTCGTAACCGATAACAATTTGACGTTGATGATAGGAATCGCTAAAACTACTTTGATGGCGCGTAATTTGCAGAAAAGCGGCATCAATTTCTTCGAGATTAAAGTCAAAGTTGCCGGAGTAGGAATGGAGGGTCTTCGTGCCTTGGTCGAGGTATTGGGAGGAGGGAATATCAAAGGATAATCGGGTTTTATCTGTCACTTTAAAATAGGGATGAAACCCGATAGAAAAGGGCATTTTTTCGGGGGAAAGATTAATTACTTTTTGGTGAATTTTGAGGCTGTTTCCTTGCAATTGATAGGTAAAGATTAATTTAAAATCAAAAGGATAGACTTGACGAGTGGCTTCATTACTGTTTAATTCTAGGGTTAAATTAGCGGCAGTTTCGGTGCTTTGTTTGCTCACTTGCCAGGGTAAATCACGAGCAAATCCGTGTTGTTTCAGGGTATAGTTTCGGCCTTGGTGTTGATAGGTATTATCGGGTAAGTTGCCACAGATAGGGAATAAAATCGGGACTCCTCCGCGGACGCTGAGGTTAGGATCTTTGAATCTTTCTCTGTCCAGATAGAAAATATCTTCTCCGCAAATTTGCCAACGGGTGATGATTCCTCCCCTAGCGGGAACCACTTCCAGATAAGCGTCAGCCTCTTCATCCTTGAGACAATAGGTAAGATATTGATTTTGGTTTTGAGTGATAGTAAAGGTCATATCAGTTATCAGTTATCAGTTATCAGTTATCAGTTATCAGTTATCAGTTATCAGTTATCAGTTATCAGTTATCAGTTATCAGTTATCAGTTATCAGTTATCAGTTATCAGTTATCAGTTATCAGTTATCAGTTATCAGTTATCAGTTATCAGTTATCAGTTATCAGTTATCAGTTATCAGTTATCAGTTATCAGTTATCAGTTATCAGTTATCAGTTATCAGTTATCGGCTCTTCTGGTTTCTGTGTGGAAACGAGGTCTATACTGATAGAATATCCGCAAAATAGTCTTAAAAGTCTTGTCCAGTAAGCATTTCA contains the following coding sequences:
- a CDS encoding choice-of-anchor I family protein, translated to MIHPIYRHHWQFLLTLLSIAGSINIVTESASALNITRLSSLGNSTTAANNFGAEIPAYDPASRKLFVTGPNNRLDIADISNPASPIRLPSIDLSPYGAGVNSVAIKNGIVAVAMEASQITNNGSVVFFNTNGVFQSQVTVGALPDMLTFTPDGNRVLVANEGEARGAIDPNGSVSIIDLSTGVLNATVNTATFTRFNGQENTLRNQGVRIFPGQTVSQDVEPEYITVSDDGTTAWVSLQENNAVAVVDVANAQVTSIVPLGAKNFNAPGNGLDPSDRDGGVNINNWPVFGLYQPDTIATVTIAGQTYLITANEGDTRDEARRVSSLTLDPNVFPNAAELQLAQNLGRLDVSSIDGRNDQGQYSQLFAYGGRSFSIWNVTNGLSQVFDSGDDFEQILAAFSATPLTPSIFNSDGTPSSFDSRSDNRGPEPEGLAVGTVGNRLYTFVGIERAGGFMVYDITNPSHPFFVDYINDWQLGDISPEGLLFIPAADSPNGTPLLIVANEVSRNLAIYSVKPVPEPSAVLGLLTLGLAGYSLKKRGNC
- the tsaB gene encoding tRNA (adenosine(37)-N6)-threonylcarbamoyltransferase complex dimerization subunit type 1 TsaB — its product is MSSPVYGLALHTSSPQLGLALSNFSDDSRQQTWDLDRDLSNLFHPYLKQFLAPQKWADLAFLATAKGPGSFTSTRIGIVTARTLAQQLQLPIFTVSSLAAFAWSQRDFYPLDTHLALEMPATRGQLYVGIYRGNRVYLADSLMTLEQWQHTLENLTISYQRLATPSYLGINAPDILDLAHLDWQTGKRPHWSEALPFYGM
- a CDS encoding aldose epimerase family protein → MTFTITQNQNQYLTYCLKDEEADAYLEVVPARGGIITRWQICGEDIFYLDRERFKDPNLSVRGGVPILFPICGNLPDNTYQHQGRNYTLKQHGFARDLPWQVSKQSTETAANLTLELNSNEATRQVYPFDFKLIFTYQLQGNSLKIHQKVINLSPEKMPFSIGFHPYFKVTDKTRLSFDIPSSQYLDQGTKTLHSYSGNFDFNLEEIDAAFLQITRHQSSFSDSYHQRQIVIGYDDLYTTIVFWTLKDKNYICLEPWSAPRNALNTGEHLTYLEPHSSREAIVEMRVNQI